A genomic stretch from Spirochaetota bacterium includes:
- a CDS encoding cobaltochelatase subunit CobN, with translation MKKIIALTTINNTLSLREAMQDIRREYGNIVEIKKIYFDDYDNPDVSLQKIEDEIDASDIILIDIRGDVRVGRELPSILEQRNKTIVVLVAGSVNIFALTRMGKFRGTRIFNTEKDRDFNLNEYIRTKKFAELTKRLAGFLPVGMIRDMRNWIIAQEYYTEGNPENFKNLILFLLKKYTDINGIKKISPPKKQPPFGLYLPGKGLFEDIEEYKKEINYDTTKATVGALIYNGMHFDDTRPVADALYNNLKRDVNLIFLFSNVENNIHAIRKYLKNIDLFINMQYFRVHGGPFGGDPELTYQLFQEIDAPCLIGLRSYESDLHKWKENNHGLNPLETALGIVLPELDGGIEPVFLAGLRGIDDPDIGKIKEIRVIEDRIEKLGRRIKKWLALRIKDNRDKRIAVITYNYPPGEENVASSGYLDVFNSLEIFLQSMRNKGYMVNLPEDIKELFLGQGIVNSPKYYERSGLRVSKERYISWFKSLPDTIQREVIERWGDPPGDIMTDGTDILIPGVILGNIFLGVQPSRGVHEDMDKSYHDKDLPPHHQYLAYYMYLENDFKMDAVVHFGMHGTLEFTKGKEVALSSICYPDILIGSVPNIYYYWIGNTSESTIAKRRSYALCISHASPPMKAGGLYEKYIVLEDLLNQYDAEKENKIHELIAETAEEMHLPCDPEELRKELFRIKRRLIPFGLHIMDSRPEKDALVYYLMGVLRIEREFPSLYRLLAEEKSQKWDMIRHTAIEDKLEQEMKVVIEDIINNTPPEWLPEGYAESVKDIADRVNSSCESEGLLRALDGRYIVPACGGDPIRDPEVYPSGRGMYAFDPRLIPTVAAEMRGEKAAGQLLNTYLSEHREYPETVGVVLWGFETMKTGGDTISLILSLIGVRIKHKKSPWFKELELISLDELKRPRIDVVITICGIFRDTFASHIDLLNRAIDMAAMSDESVERNFIRKHYLNIKDEMKDSAKARIFGPSPGEYATSMRTMVENSTWDDEGELVRHYDDSMSYAYFKGRAERSEHAFTHLLKSINLITQERDNTEYEVTDLDHYYEFLGGLSISVQDKRGGRADVMVIDSTEDEVAVEDLQLSIERATRTRTLNPAWLKGMLKHDFHGAKNIKDRVECLLGFSATTGKVKNWVFDKVADRLVFDEDMRRELQSNNPYAAIKICETLMESQQRGYWNIDEEKLKELRDIILNMEGELE, from the coding sequence ATGAAAAAGATCATTGCTCTGACAACCATAAATAATACCCTTTCCCTCAGGGAGGCCATGCAGGACATCAGGAGAGAATACGGAAATATTGTAGAGATTAAAAAAATATATTTTGATGACTATGATAATCCTGATGTTTCGCTTCAGAAGATCGAAGATGAGATCGACGCCTCTGATATAATACTCATTGACATAAGGGGGGATGTAAGGGTCGGAAGAGAACTGCCATCTATCCTTGAGCAGAGGAACAAGACAATCGTTGTTCTTGTTGCAGGAAGCGTGAATATATTTGCTTTAACCAGGATGGGCAAATTCAGGGGAACTAGAATATTCAATACAGAGAAGGACAGGGATTTCAATTTAAATGAATATATCCGAACTAAAAAATTTGCGGAACTGACAAAGAGGCTGGCAGGATTTTTGCCGGTGGGCATGATAAGGGATATGCGAAACTGGATTATTGCTCAGGAATATTATACAGAGGGGAACCCTGAGAATTTCAAAAATCTTATCCTTTTTTTATTAAAGAAATATACTGATATAAACGGGATAAAAAAGATTTCCCCGCCAAAAAAGCAGCCGCCCTTTGGTTTGTACCTGCCGGGGAAGGGCCTTTTCGAAGATATAGAAGAATACAAAAAAGAGATTAATTATGATACTACTAAAGCAACTGTTGGAGCGCTTATATACAACGGAATGCACTTCGATGATACCCGGCCGGTTGCGGATGCCCTGTATAATAACCTGAAAAGGGATGTCAATTTGATCTTCCTCTTTTCAAATGTGGAGAATAACATTCATGCCATAAGAAAATATCTTAAGAATATAGATCTATTCATCAACATGCAGTATTTCAGGGTACATGGCGGACCCTTTGGAGGGGATCCGGAACTGACATATCAATTGTTTCAGGAAATTGACGCGCCGTGTCTCATAGGATTGAGATCATATGAGAGTGATTTGCATAAGTGGAAAGAGAATAACCATGGATTAAACCCCCTTGAAACGGCTCTTGGAATAGTACTGCCTGAGCTTGATGGAGGAATTGAACCTGTATTCCTTGCGGGTCTGAGAGGCATTGACGATCCAGATATCGGCAAGATTAAAGAGATTCGTGTTATAGAAGACCGAATTGAGAAGCTTGGCAGGAGAATCAAGAAATGGCTTGCCTTGAGAATAAAGGATAATAGGGATAAAAGGATAGCAGTAATAACCTATAATTATCCTCCCGGGGAAGAGAATGTCGCAAGCTCCGGGTATCTGGATGTATTTAATAGCCTTGAAATATTTTTACAAAGTATGCGGAATAAGGGCTACATGGTAAATCTTCCTGAGGATATAAAAGAACTGTTTTTAGGACAGGGAATTGTTAACAGCCCGAAATACTATGAGAGATCAGGTTTAAGAGTTTCAAAAGAGAGATACATTTCATGGTTTAAATCGCTCCCTGACACCATTCAGCGTGAGGTGATTGAACGCTGGGGCGATCCACCTGGGGATATAATGACTGACGGTACGGATATATTGATTCCGGGCGTGATTCTGGGAAATATTTTTCTTGGGGTTCAGCCATCCAGGGGTGTGCATGAGGATATGGATAAATCATATCACGATAAAGACCTGCCCCCTCATCACCAATACCTTGCATATTATATGTATCTTGAAAATGATTTCAAGATGGATGCAGTTGTACACTTCGGCATGCACGGCACCCTGGAGTTTACAAAGGGCAAGGAGGTTGCCCTCTCTTCCATTTGCTATCCTGATATCCTGATTGGCAGCGTTCCAAATATCTATTATTACTGGATTGGGAATACATCAGAATCAACTATTGCCAAGAGGCGCTCTTACGCTCTCTGCATATCTCATGCATCTCCACCCATGAAGGCAGGCGGATTATACGAAAAGTATATAGTTCTTGAGGATTTGTTAAATCAGTATGATGCCGAGAAAGAGAATAAAATACATGAGCTGATAGCAGAGACAGCAGAGGAGATGCATCTTCCCTGTGACCCTGAGGAATTAAGGAAAGAGCTATTTCGTATTAAGAGAAGGCTTATCCCATTTGGACTGCATATTATGGACAGCCGGCCTGAGAAGGATGCGCTTGTATACTATCTGATGGGAGTGCTTCGTATTGAGAGGGAATTCCCATCATTATATCGTTTATTGGCAGAAGAGAAAAGTCAGAAATGGGATATGATCAGGCACACAGCAATTGAGGATAAGCTGGAGCAGGAAATGAAAGTTGTTATAGAAGATATAATTAACAATACCCCCCCAGAATGGCTGCCCGAGGGTTATGCAGAATCTGTTAAAGATATCGCTGATAGAGTAAATAGTTCATGCGAGAGTGAGGGTTTATTGAGAGCCCTTGATGGTAGATATATTGTTCCCGCATGCGGAGGAGATCCCATCCGTGATCCTGAGGTTTATCCCTCCGGCAGAGGGATGTATGCCTTTGACCCCAGACTCATCCCCACAGTGGCTGCTGAGATGAGGGGGGAAAAGGCTGCGGGGCAATTATTGAATACCTATCTTTCTGAACACAGGGAATATCCTGAAACAGTAGGGGTTGTGCTCTGGGGATTTGAGACCATGAAGACAGGGGGAGACACTATATCATTAATTTTATCTCTAATAGGTGTCAGGATAAAGCACAAGAAGAGCCCATGGTTTAAAGAGCTTGAGCTTATTTCTTTAGATGAATTGAAAAGGCCCAGAATAGATGTTGTAATTACAATCTGCGGTATATTCAGGGATACCTTTGCCTCGCATATTGATCTTTTAAACAGGGCTATTGATATGGCGGCCATGTCTGACGAATCAGTGGAGAGAAATTTTATAAGAAAGCATTATCTGAATATAAAGGATGAGATGAAGGATTCTGCAAAGGCCAGGATATTCGGGCCATCACCCGGGGAATACGCTACTTCAATGCGCACAATGGTTGAAAACAGCACATGGGATGATGAAGGGGAACTGGTAAGACATTATGATGACAGCATGAGCTATGCCTATTTTAAGGGCAGGGCAGAGAGGAGCGAGCATGCATTTACACATCTATTAAAATCCATTAACCTCATAACCCAGGAGAGGGATAATACTGAATACGAGGTTACAGATCTGGACCACTACTATGAGTTTCTGGGAGGGCTTTCAATAAGCGTTCAGGATAAGAGGGGCGGAAGGGCTGATGTAATGGTTATAGATTCAACTGAAGACGAGGTGGCTGTTGAGGACCTTCAGCTTTCTATTGAAAGGGCAACAAGGACGAGGACACTCAACCCGGCCTGGCTGAAAGGTATGCTGAAGCATGACTTCCATGGGGCGAAAAATATAAAGGACAGGGTTGAATGCCTCCTGGGATTTTCCGCAACAACAGGAAAGGTGAAAAACTGGGTTTTTGATAAAGTAGCTGATCGACTTGTTTTTGATGAGGATATGAGAAGGGAACTGCAATCCAACAATCCCTATGCAGCTATTAAGATTTGTGAAACCCTGATGGAGTCTCAGCAGAGGGGATACTGGAATATTGATGAGGAAAAGCTTAAGGAGTTGAGGGATATAATACTGAATATGGAAGGCGAGCTGGAATAA